In Edaphobacter paludis, a single window of DNA contains:
- a CDS encoding cytochrome c oxidase subunit 3: MPTTITPTSTEPKPKRHLEDHDHGSGRRPPTDKRTGGGGDNDNWNDRPNGNRGPRERLVRYRMGIFFALASDLMFFVAIVSTFFVSQSTGHFDAYNNYVNEWSPTLIPPILWLNTAVLILSSITMEAARRRMFHEVDVMDEWLGLGKPITRGAIPWVAATVILGIVFLIGQWVAWTQLALQHVFFLSNPSSHFFYLITGVHGIHLILGIFGLSAALIGLYASRSLESRQIMVDCAAWYWHSMGIFWLFLFTLLVFFQ; this comes from the coding sequence ATGCCGACAACCATCACGCCGACCAGTACCGAACCAAAACCGAAGCGACACCTCGAAGACCACGACCACGGTTCAGGCCGCAGGCCGCCAACCGACAAGCGCACCGGTGGCGGTGGCGATAACGACAACTGGAACGACCGCCCCAACGGGAATCGCGGCCCGCGCGAGCGTCTCGTCCGCTACCGCATGGGCATCTTCTTCGCCCTCGCCAGCGACCTGATGTTCTTCGTCGCCATCGTCAGCACCTTCTTCGTCAGCCAGTCCACCGGCCACTTCGACGCCTACAACAACTACGTCAACGAGTGGTCACCGACCCTCATTCCGCCCATCCTCTGGCTCAACACCGCCGTTCTCATCCTCAGCTCCATCACCATGGAGGCGGCCCGCCGCCGCATGTTCCACGAGGTCGACGTCATGGACGAGTGGCTCGGCCTGGGCAAACCCATCACCCGCGGTGCCATCCCCTGGGTCGCCGCCACAGTAATTCTGGGCATCGTCTTTCTCATCGGCCAGTGGGTCGCCTGGACCCAGTTGGCCCTCCAACACGTCTTTTTCCTCTCCAACCCCAGCAGCCACTTCTTCTACCTGATTACCGGCGTCCACGGAATCCACCTTATCCTCGGCATCTTCGGCCTCTCCGCCGCGCTGATCGGCCTCTACGCCTCGCGCTCACTCGAATCCCGCCAGATCATGGTCGATTGCGCTGCCTGGTACTGGCACTCCATGGGCATCTTCTGGCTTTTCCTCTTCACCCTGTTAGTCTTCTTCCAATGA
- a CDS encoding cytochrome P450, whose translation MSARANSRWNLPPGLKYSLPFYANKPWVKLGEPILLFEHLHRTYGPIAHYRFMGTPIVFLNDPEYIREILINQAASFVKERTVRRMKVLLGEGLITSDDPVHLRQRRIVAPAFHRQRIAGYADQIVASAAAHRDRWQSGEVLDISAAMMSLSLEIIARTLFNTEVTDDIRRINEEVNTIMDLYNFLVVFPRLESFLHLPIPGVIKFRRSRNRLDAVVNRLIRERRAFGIDKGDLLSMLISSRDEQDNATTNPAGMSDEQVRDEVLTIFLAGYETVANALTWTWYLLSQNPEAEGKLHAELDTVLGAGNAARLPTLADYPNLRYTEQVFAESMRLYPPAWAMGRMSTKPVTLGPYRIPPGSHFFFSQYVMHRSEEYFPDPLRFDPDRHTPANKADRPRFAYFPFGGGGRQCIGEGFAWMEGVLAIATIAQRWRLRYEGAAPPEVQAKITLRPRDPLRMKIVPR comes from the coding sequence ATGAGCGCACGGGCGAACTCCAGATGGAACCTGCCGCCCGGCCTCAAATATTCGCTGCCCTTCTACGCCAATAAGCCGTGGGTCAAGCTCGGCGAGCCGATCCTTCTCTTCGAGCATCTTCACCGCACCTATGGCCCCATCGCCCACTACCGCTTCATGGGCACGCCGATCGTCTTCCTCAACGACCCGGAATACATCCGCGAAATCCTCATCAACCAGGCCGCATCCTTCGTCAAGGAACGGACCGTTCGCCGCATGAAGGTGCTGCTCGGCGAAGGACTCATCACCTCCGACGATCCCGTCCACCTGCGCCAGCGCCGCATTGTCGCTCCGGCCTTTCACCGGCAGCGCATTGCCGGCTATGCCGATCAGATCGTCGCCAGCGCCGCCGCTCACCGCGACCGTTGGCAGTCCGGCGAAGTCCTCGATATCTCCGCGGCGATGATGTCACTCTCGCTCGAAATTATTGCTCGCACCCTGTTCAACACCGAGGTCACAGACGACATTCGCCGCATCAACGAGGAGGTCAACACCATCATGGATCTCTACAACTTCCTCGTCGTCTTTCCCCGCCTCGAATCCTTTCTGCATCTCCCCATCCCCGGCGTTATTAAATTTCGCCGATCCCGTAACCGACTCGACGCGGTCGTCAATCGGCTTATCCGCGAACGTCGCGCCTTCGGCATTGACAAGGGAGATCTGCTCTCGATGCTGATCTCGTCGCGCGATGAACAGGACAACGCCACAACGAACCCCGCAGGAATGTCCGATGAGCAGGTCCGCGACGAAGTACTTACCATCTTTCTCGCAGGCTACGAGACTGTGGCCAATGCCCTCACCTGGACGTGGTATCTCCTCAGCCAGAATCCCGAGGCCGAAGGCAAGCTTCATGCAGAACTCGATACGGTACTCGGTGCTGGCAATGCAGCGCGGCTTCCCACTCTCGCCGACTATCCAAACCTTCGCTATACCGAACAGGTCTTCGCCGAATCGATGCGGCTGTATCCGCCCGCGTGGGCGATGGGCCGCATGTCCACTAAACCTGTCACACTGGGTCCCTATCGGATCCCGCCCGGCTCTCACTTTTTCTTCAGTCAATACGTGATGCATCGCAGCGAGGAGTACTTCCCCGATCCTCTCCGCTTCGACCCCGACCGCCACACGCCAGCGAATAAGGCCGACCGTCCCCGCTTCGCGTACTTCCCCTTCGGGGGCGGCGGACGTCAATGCATCGGCGAAGGATTCGCATGGATGGAAGGTGTGCTCGCCATTGCCACCATCGCGCAGCGCTGGCGATTGAGGTACGAAGGCGCGGCCCCTCCCGAAGTCCAGGCCAAAATCACTCTGCGCCCACGCGACCCATTGCGGATGAAAATCGTTCCTCGATGA
- the tmk gene encoding dTMP kinase → MARGYFITFEGLDGSGKTTQLRLLAASLTAAGRNIVTLRQPGGTALGDRIRGILLDSRSEAALGTIAPPTEMALMFADRAQAIAEIIEPALAAGSIVLCDRYTDSSEAYQGGGRQLGSERILAMHAAACGNLQPDLTLLLQPSLEDSLRRARRRNQRHIQKLGTDENRFERESDDFYRRIYEKYEEIATREPRRIMPIRDEAPIDQIHNRILEVVATRLGTVTA, encoded by the coding sequence ATGGCGCGCGGTTATTTCATCACCTTCGAAGGCCTTGACGGCTCAGGCAAAACCACCCAGCTTCGTCTCCTTGCCGCTTCACTTACCGCCGCGGGCCGCAACATCGTCACACTCCGTCAACCCGGCGGAACCGCCCTTGGCGACCGCATTCGCGGCATCCTGCTCGATTCCCGCTCCGAAGCCGCGCTCGGCACCATCGCACCACCGACCGAGATGGCGCTGATGTTCGCCGACCGCGCGCAGGCCATCGCGGAGATCATCGAACCTGCTCTCGCCGCCGGCAGCATTGTCCTCTGCGATCGCTACACCGACTCTTCCGAAGCCTATCAGGGCGGTGGCCGCCAGCTCGGCAGCGAGCGCATCCTCGCCATGCACGCCGCTGCCTGCGGCAACCTGCAGCCCGACCTCACGCTGTTGCTTCAACCATCGCTCGAAGACTCTCTTCGCCGTGCCCGCCGCCGCAACCAGCGCCACATCCAGAAACTGGGCACCGATGAAAACCGCTTCGAGCGCGAGTCCGACGACTTCTACCGCCGCATCTATGAGAAGTACGAAGAGATCGCCACCCGCGAGCCCCGCCGGATCATGCCCATCCGCGACGAAGCTCCCATCGACCAGATCCATAATCGCATCCTTGAAGTCGTCGCTACGCGGCTAGGCACAGTCACGGCATGA
- a CDS encoding nucleoside hydrolase: protein MLVRHVLTSAALGLLLAGGHLAAAQHPVPKQKVIIDTDIGDDIDDAFALALAFRSPELQILQIDSVYGDTHLRARLLEHFLHDASLLPVPVAQGVVTHTTNLFTQRVYAEQQTEPSRPYADAIGTSLDLIRKSPGEITLIAIAPLSNIGAMIDRDPATFRKLKRVVLMGGSIHRGYNDSKTPEPEWNIKMDIGSARKLFASGVPIFVMPLDATNLKLDDAKRQQVFSHGSHLTDQLAILYKEWGQPTPTLFDAMAVAYAINPALCPTTPLHLSIDDRGMTIPSDGAPNAQVCLNSSSDAFFHFYLPRLLAPSGN, encoded by the coding sequence ATGCTCGTCAGGCATGTTCTTACCTCAGCCGCGCTCGGCCTGCTTTTGGCGGGCGGTCACCTCGCAGCGGCGCAGCATCCCGTTCCGAAGCAGAAGGTCATCATCGACACGGATATCGGCGACGACATCGACGATGCCTTTGCCTTGGCGTTGGCATTTCGCAGTCCTGAACTACAGATTCTGCAGATCGACTCAGTATATGGCGACACCCATCTGCGGGCTCGGTTGCTGGAGCATTTTCTGCACGACGCATCGTTGCTGCCGGTGCCAGTGGCGCAGGGAGTGGTCACTCACACGACCAACCTCTTTACGCAGCGTGTCTATGCGGAGCAGCAGACGGAGCCTTCCCGTCCTTATGCCGACGCGATTGGTACATCGCTGGACCTGATCCGTAAATCACCGGGCGAGATCACACTGATTGCCATCGCTCCACTCAGCAACATCGGCGCGATGATCGACCGCGATCCTGCAACCTTTCGCAAGCTGAAGCGAGTGGTCTTGATGGGCGGCTCAATTCACCGCGGCTATAACGACAGTAAGACTCCAGAACCGGAGTGGAACATCAAGATGGACATTGGCTCGGCGCGCAAGCTCTTCGCATCTGGCGTGCCCATTTTCGTGATGCCGCTCGATGCGACGAACCTGAAGCTCGATGACGCAAAGCGCCAGCAGGTGTTTTCACATGGATCGCATCTGACCGATCAGCTTGCCATTCTGTACAAGGAATGGGGTCAGCCGACGCCGACGCTCTTCGACGCGATGGCTGTTGCGTATGCGATCAATCCCGCGCTTTGTCCGACGACTCCGCTGCATCTGAGCATCGATGATCGTGGCATGACAATTCCCAGCGATGGAGCGCCAAACGCGCAGGTTTGCCTGAACTCCAGCTCTGATGCTTTCTTTCACTTCTATTTGCCTCGCCTGCTCGCTCCGAGCGGAAATTAA
- a CDS encoding CCA tRNA nucleotidyltransferase, with translation MADYIYLLENRLSQGQQASLQTVREAARNKGLTVFLVGGAVRDLTSGSPVRDLDVVVQGNALKLKKDIEKAGGKISGEHEAEQTFYARFPDGVRMEIGSTLSATYPKPGKPVFKPATILEDLRRRDFTANAMAISLNDGSYGLLMDPLNGVADIENRELRLVSNYGFIEEPVRMIRAVRLGARLGWHMDEKTQERYETGKREDYIAALDDFHRGYETEEIFHEEDPLRVLRRLESEGWMKYLAPSLTAAKANVPELERLRATQTQLQLRGIHPEGSVANFPLLTAKMTPKEVAALKQSFPRQGFVAEIEALEGEAKEFATQFSGKGAAAPSQAWKLLYSSKPEAILWTAHTAKSPAVQAKFKSFYTEWPQAKQQLPYTLMQEMRIVPGVPHYEELLDKLFFELMDSKLGTVEEMKAYLEPYSPPAPPPPVHLRRARVAKKDAKPAKSRKKAAAAVEEGAEAEAVEVSAETPVAAAKPVKAAAPAKVAPAKGAAPAKVAAKHVAAPAKKAVVPAKKAAPVKKAVAKAPAKKVVAKKAAAPVKKPVAKKAVVKAVPHKAPAKVAAKKAPVKGKPAKAPAKKAVPAKKKR, from the coding sequence ATGGCCGACTACATTTACCTGCTCGAAAACCGCCTCTCGCAAGGTCAACAGGCGTCGCTACAGACGGTGCGCGAAGCTGCGCGAAACAAAGGGCTTACCGTGTTTCTGGTGGGCGGAGCTGTACGTGACCTGACCAGTGGATCACCTGTACGCGACCTGGATGTAGTGGTTCAGGGAAATGCTCTCAAGCTGAAGAAAGATATAGAGAAAGCTGGAGGCAAGATCTCGGGGGAACATGAGGCCGAGCAGACCTTCTATGCGCGCTTTCCTGATGGCGTACGAATGGAGATTGGCAGCACCCTGTCAGCCACCTATCCCAAGCCAGGGAAGCCGGTATTCAAGCCGGCAACGATTCTCGAAGATCTGCGGCGGCGTGACTTTACCGCGAATGCGATGGCCATCTCGCTGAATGACGGTTCCTATGGTCTGCTGATGGACCCTCTGAACGGTGTGGCGGACATCGAAAACCGTGAGCTGCGGCTGGTGAGCAATTACGGGTTCATCGAGGAGCCGGTGCGGATGATCCGCGCAGTCCGGTTGGGCGCACGCCTGGGCTGGCACATGGACGAGAAGACCCAGGAGCGCTACGAGACCGGTAAGCGCGAAGACTACATTGCGGCGCTCGATGACTTTCATCGCGGATATGAGACGGAGGAGATCTTCCACGAGGAAGACCCCCTGCGGGTGCTGCGACGGTTGGAGAGCGAGGGCTGGATGAAGTACCTTGCCCCGTCGTTGACCGCGGCAAAGGCGAATGTTCCAGAGCTGGAGCGGCTGCGGGCAACGCAGACACAGTTGCAGTTGCGGGGAATCCATCCCGAGGGTTCGGTGGCGAATTTTCCGCTGTTGACCGCGAAGATGACACCCAAGGAAGTTGCGGCGCTGAAGCAGAGCTTTCCACGACAGGGTTTCGTGGCCGAAATCGAGGCATTGGAAGGCGAGGCGAAGGAGTTTGCCACGCAGTTTTCGGGCAAGGGAGCGGCGGCGCCTTCGCAGGCCTGGAAGCTGCTCTACTCGTCGAAGCCAGAGGCGATTCTGTGGACGGCACATACGGCAAAGAGCCCGGCGGTGCAGGCGAAGTTCAAGAGCTTCTATACGGAATGGCCGCAGGCGAAGCAGCAGCTGCCCTACACGCTGATGCAGGAGATGCGGATCGTTCCGGGTGTGCCTCACTACGAGGAGCTGCTGGACAAGCTGTTCTTTGAACTGATGGATTCGAAGCTGGGCACGGTGGAAGAGATGAAGGCGTATCTGGAGCCTTATTCTCCTCCGGCTCCGCCGCCTCCGGTGCATCTGCGACGGGCGCGCGTGGCGAAGAAGGACGCGAAACCAGCGAAGAGCCGGAAGAAGGCCGCTGCTGCGGTCGAGGAAGGTGCTGAGGCGGAGGCTGTGGAGGTTTCGGCTGAGACGCCGGTGGCTGCGGCCAAGCCGGTGAAGGCGGCTGCTCCAGCGAAGGTTGCTCCTGCAAAGGGGGCTGCGCCGGCGAAGGTGGCGGCGAAGCATGTTGCTGCGCCGGCTAAGAAGGCAGTAGTGCCGGCAAAGAAGGCCGCTCCGGTGAAGAAGGCTGTGGCCAAGGCTCCGGCGAAGAAGGTTGTGGCGAAGAAAGCTGCTGCCCCGGTGAAGAAGCCTGTTGCTAAAAAGGCGGTGGTCAAGGCTGTTCCCCACAAGGCTCCTGCCAAGGTTGCGGCTAAGAAGGCTCCGGTGAAGGGGAAACCGGCCAAGGCTCCGGCTAAGAAGGCTGTCCCGGCTAAAAAGAAGCGGTAG
- a CDS encoding cbb3-type cytochrome c oxidase subunit I encodes MNLTKLPAKRRRLFTTDHRIIGIQYLILALVSVTIGTLLSLLMRIHLVWPDRIVPFHGPILPEDYLALVTIHGTIMLFFVLTTAPQSGFGNLILPAQIGARRMAFPVANALSFWLTALALLILLSSTFVPGGSAISGWTAYPPFSAVPSAGPGQGLGMDLWLASIAVFAIASTIGAINTLVTIIKFRCEGMTWERIPLTVWGWFTAALLSIIAFSVLLAALLLLFCDRHAGTSFFIPAGDLVSGTLHAATHPGNGSPLLWLHLFWFFGHPEVYIAILPGLGLTSMLLANFSHRRVFAYRTMIFTTLLIGFLGILLWGHHMFVAGLNPFAASAFSVSTMAIALPASAKVLSWLTTVWRSRPRYTTAMLFSLGFVSLFITGGLTGPILAQPILDEYLHNTFFVVAHFHLIMAMAAIFGLFAATYYWFPLMTAHSGRPGRLMSERLGRLHFWTTLVGAYATFLPMHLTGLMGEPRHYAQLIGVPNAAGHLLAGTLPLNRFITWSAIFLATSQLLFFANLIHTLLRGKTAPPNPWQATTLEWHPALHPNAPPEASEVQIAVYRQPCEYQSTAEGELILPQWSTDTISNIKPE; translated from the coding sequence ATGAATCTCACCAAACTACCAGCGAAGCGCCGCCGCCTCTTCACCACCGACCACCGCATCATCGGAATCCAGTACCTCATCCTCGCGCTGGTCTCCGTCACCATCGGCACACTGCTCTCGCTGCTGATGCGCATCCACCTCGTCTGGCCCGACCGCATTGTTCCCTTCCACGGCCCCATCCTGCCCGAAGACTATCTCGCACTGGTCACCATTCATGGCACCATCATGCTCTTCTTCGTGCTCACGACCGCACCGCAATCCGGCTTCGGAAACCTCATCCTCCCCGCCCAGATCGGCGCTCGCCGCATGGCCTTCCCCGTCGCCAACGCCCTCAGCTTCTGGCTGACAGCGCTCGCACTCCTCATCCTGCTCAGCTCCACCTTCGTCCCCGGTGGCAGCGCCATCTCCGGCTGGACAGCCTATCCACCCTTCAGCGCTGTTCCCAGCGCCGGTCCCGGCCAAGGCCTCGGCATGGACCTCTGGCTCGCCAGCATCGCCGTCTTCGCCATCGCCTCAACCATCGGCGCGATCAACACGCTGGTCACCATCATCAAGTTCCGCTGCGAAGGCATGACCTGGGAGCGAATCCCACTCACCGTCTGGGGCTGGTTCACCGCCGCTCTGCTCAGCATCATCGCCTTCTCCGTCCTTCTCGCCGCGCTTCTACTGCTCTTCTGCGACCGCCACGCCGGAACCAGCTTCTTCATCCCCGCCGGAGACCTCGTCAGCGGCACCCTCCACGCCGCCACCCACCCCGGCAACGGCTCCCCTCTGCTCTGGCTGCATCTCTTCTGGTTCTTCGGACACCCCGAGGTCTACATCGCCATCCTCCCCGGTCTCGGCCTGACCTCGATGCTGTTGGCCAACTTCAGCCACCGCCGCGTCTTCGCCTACCGGACGATGATCTTCACCACCCTCCTCATCGGCTTCCTCGGCATCCTGCTCTGGGGACACCACATGTTCGTCGCCGGGCTCAACCCCTTCGCCGCCTCTGCCTTTTCCGTCTCCACCATGGCCATCGCCCTCCCCGCCTCCGCCAAGGTCCTAAGCTGGCTCACAACCGTCTGGCGCAGCCGCCCGCGCTACACCACGGCCATGCTCTTCTCGCTCGGCTTCGTCTCCCTCTTCATCACCGGAGGCCTCACCGGCCCCATCCTCGCCCAACCCATCCTCGACGAGTACCTGCACAACACCTTCTTCGTCGTCGCCCACTTCCACCTCATCATGGCGATGGCCGCAATCTTCGGCCTCTTCGCCGCTACCTACTACTGGTTCCCCCTGATGACCGCCCACAGCGGAAGACCGGGCCGCCTGATGTCCGAACGCCTCGGCCGCCTCCACTTCTGGACAACTCTCGTCGGAGCCTACGCCACCTTCCTCCCCATGCACCTCACCGGTCTCATGGGCGAGCCCCGCCACTACGCCCAGCTCATAGGAGTGCCCAACGCCGCCGGACATCTCCTCGCCGGAACCCTGCCCCTTAACCGCTTCATCACCTGGTCGGCAATCTTCCTTGCCACGTCGCAACTCCTCTTCTTCGCCAACCTGATCCACACCCTCCTCCGCGGCAAAACAGCCCCGCCAAATCCCTGGCAGGCCACCACGCTCGAATGGCACCCGGCGCTGCACCCCAACGCTCCTCCTGAAGCGTCTGAAGTACAGATCGCCGTCTATCGCCAGCCATGCGAATACCAGTCCACCGCCGAGGGAGAATTAATCCTTCCCCAGTGGAGCACCGATACAATCTCAAACATCAAACCGGAGTAA
- a CDS encoding response regulator: MINPPETRSGDSSVSLSPPRVRVLLLDDEPDNLFLRATILRQHGYDCVPASSIEEATALFGGIDIAVLDYHLGAGQFGTEAAALLRRSRPHVPIIILSATLEHIFGGAEDMHLLKGYSSVEDILSALSSLEAKRRGAPVVVDARDFFYSRIAMAIGSDVLVQIFDSRSIWLYCNEAAAEYLGQPRDWFPGRSPAAEMPTFMRDWSGIIQTVSHTRETYLDRTRRGLLNVPKPDEQNITWSVLAFPITLHDNRSGVVLTARILDRSPSAYV, translated from the coding sequence ATGATCAATCCACCTGAAACACGCAGTGGCGACAGCTCTGTCTCTCTCAGTCCGCCACGCGTTCGTGTCCTTCTGCTCGACGACGAGCCTGACAACCTGTTTCTTCGCGCCACCATCCTGCGTCAACACGGCTACGACTGCGTTCCCGCCTCCAGCATCGAAGAGGCAACCGCTCTCTTCGGCGGCATCGACATCGCCGTGCTCGATTATCACCTCGGCGCGGGCCAGTTCGGCACCGAAGCCGCCGCTCTGCTACGCCGCAGTCGGCCGCACGTTCCGATCATCATCCTGTCGGCAACCCTCGAACATATCTTCGGCGGGGCCGAAGACATGCATCTGCTCAAAGGCTACAGCTCAGTCGAGGACATTCTCTCCGCTCTAAGCTCCCTGGAAGCCAAACGCCGCGGCGCTCCGGTCGTCGTCGATGCCCGCGACTTCTTCTATTCGCGCATCGCGATGGCCATCGGTTCCGATGTACTCGTCCAGATCTTCGACAGTCGCAGCATCTGGCTCTACTGCAACGAGGCCGCCGCCGAATACCTCGGTCAGCCCCGCGACTGGTTTCCCGGCCGCAGTCCTGCCGCCGAGATGCCCACCTTCATGCGCGATTGGAGCGGCATCATTCAGACCGTCTCCCACACCCGCGAGACCTACCTCGACCGCACTCGCCGCGGCCTACTCAATGTCCCAAAACCGGACGAGCAGAACATCACCTGGAGCGTGCTCGCCTTTCCCATCACCCTCCACGACAACCGCAGCGGAGTCGTCCTCACCGCCCGCATCCTCGACCGCTCTCCGTCCGCTTACGTTTAA
- a CDS encoding copper resistance protein CopC — MKRTVLAASLLFALLSAAPALAQGCTQCRDNTAATPPATRTAYRHAIILMAGAGCGLFIATLVLLKRQS, encoded by the coding sequence ATGAAGCGCACTGTCCTCGCCGCGTCGCTGCTCTTCGCGCTTCTAAGCGCCGCCCCAGCCCTCGCCCAGGGCTGCACTCAATGCCGCGACAACACCGCCGCCACCCCACCCGCCACCCGCACCGCCTACCGCCACGCCATCATCCTCATGGCAGGCGCCGGGTGCGGCCTCTTCATCGCCACCCTCGTCCTGCTCAAACGCCAAAGCTAG
- a CDS encoding NAD(P)H-dependent oxidoreductase, translating into MRSNEGQVSPLRCGMTNKKGRCCFRAIAHLNGVEESAMVVAVLLGSVRSERMGIRAAKWAVAELEKRGHEAVLVDAAELKLPLLDKMWKEIKKDPPAKYAELYEKLAPLAKLYARADGFCIVNAEYNHSISPGMTNLIDYFLEEYFFRPSAIVCYSATAFGGVRAAMQLRALLAETGMPSIPSVQPIPRIGDALSEDGVALTQELAEKSGKFFDEFEWYMRAMKREREKGLPY; encoded by the coding sequence ATGCGGTCAAACGAAGGGCAGGTTTCTCCGCTTCGCTGCGGAATGACAAACAAAAAGGGACGGTGCTGCTTTCGCGCTATCGCGCATCTGAATGGTGTGGAGGAATCTGCGATGGTGGTTGCGGTTTTGCTGGGGTCGGTGCGGTCGGAGCGGATGGGGATTCGTGCGGCGAAGTGGGCGGTGGCTGAGCTGGAGAAGCGTGGGCATGAGGCGGTGCTGGTCGATGCCGCGGAGTTGAAGCTGCCGCTGCTGGACAAGATGTGGAAAGAGATTAAGAAGGATCCTCCTGCAAAATATGCCGAGCTGTATGAGAAGCTGGCTCCGCTGGCGAAGCTGTATGCGCGGGCGGATGGGTTTTGCATCGTCAACGCGGAGTACAACCACAGCATTTCGCCGGGAATGACAAACCTGATCGACTATTTTCTGGAGGAGTATTTCTTTCGGCCATCGGCGATTGTCTGCTATTCGGCGACGGCGTTTGGCGGGGTGCGGGCGGCGATGCAGTTGCGGGCTTTGCTGGCGGAGACGGGGATGCCGTCGATTCCTTCGGTGCAGCCGATTCCCAGGATTGGCGATGCTTTGAGCGAGGATGGTGTGGCTTTGACGCAGGAACTCGCGGAGAAGAGTGGGAAGTTTTTCGATGAGTTCGAGTGGTATATGCGGGCGATGAAGCGGGAGCGGGAGAAGGGCTTGCCTTATTGA
- the lpxD gene encoding UDP-3-O-(3-hydroxymyristoyl)glucosamine N-acyltransferase — protein sequence MKLADLAQRLGATLHGDPELEITGLAAIDKAAPGDLSFIANPKYAALARSTRASAVLVEPAFSGITAATLRIDNPYLAFARAIELFYQPPNYAPGIHPTAVVSATAKIGANAHIGAYVVVGDYVVVGDNATLLPHVVLYPHVRAGNHFFAHAHAVVREHCQLGDNVILQNGAIIGSDGFGFAKQAGVPPGKSWHKIQQSGPAILEDAVEVQANACIDRASIGETRIHAGAKIDNLVQVGHGSTVGSDTLLCAQVGLAGSTTIGRGVILAGQVGVAGHCTVGDGAIATAQSGIPNDIPPGKIVSGYPAVDNRQWLRSVALINRLPELLRNLKSPK from the coding sequence ATGAAACTCGCCGACCTCGCCCAGCGTCTTGGGGCCACCCTGCATGGCGACCCCGAACTCGAGATCACCGGACTCGCCGCCATCGACAAAGCCGCTCCCGGCGACCTCTCCTTCATCGCCAACCCCAAATACGCCGCCCTCGCGCGCTCCACCCGCGCCAGCGCCGTCCTCGTCGAACCAGCCTTTTCCGGGATCACCGCCGCCACCCTGCGCATCGACAATCCCTATCTCGCCTTCGCGCGCGCCATCGAGCTCTTCTACCAGCCGCCCAACTATGCTCCCGGCATCCATCCCACTGCCGTCGTCTCCGCCACCGCCAAAATCGGCGCGAACGCCCACATCGGCGCCTACGTCGTCGTCGGAGATTACGTTGTCGTCGGAGACAACGCCACGCTGCTCCCTCACGTCGTCCTCTACCCCCATGTCCGCGCCGGCAACCACTTCTTCGCGCACGCCCACGCCGTAGTCCGCGAGCACTGCCAGCTAGGCGATAACGTCATCCTGCAAAATGGGGCCATCATCGGCTCCGACGGCTTCGGCTTTGCCAAACAGGCAGGCGTACCGCCGGGCAAGAGCTGGCACAAGATCCAGCAATCCGGCCCCGCCATCCTCGAAGATGCGGTAGAAGTGCAAGCCAACGCCTGCATCGACCGCGCCAGCATCGGCGAGACCCGCATCCATGCCGGAGCCAAGATCGACAATCTCGTCCAGGTAGGTCACGGCTCAACCGTCGGCAGCGACACCCTCCTCTGCGCCCAGGTCGGCCTCGCCGGGTCGACCACCATCGGTCGCGGCGTCATCCTCGCCGGGCAGGTCGGCGTCGCCGGTCACTGCACGGTCGGCGACGGCGCCATCGCCACCGCCCAATCAGGAATCCCCAACGACATCCCTCCCGGCAAGATCGTGAGCGGCTACCCGGCCGTCGACAACCGCCAATGGCTCCGCTCTGTGGCGCTCATCAACCGTCTGCCCGAACTTCTGCGCAATCTCAAGTCGCCAAAATAA